A single region of the Pararge aegeria chromosome 20, ilParAegt1.1, whole genome shotgun sequence genome encodes:
- the LOC120632640 gene encoding tumor necrosis factor, alpha-induced protein 8-like protein 2 A, with protein MEGGAWCARDISLRAQKKFLSRVGGAASARSLVLDEHAAKLLDQFLTVLRERVEKREAEKLVKHVIKAAVKLGVLRRHGQLSAADDRALAAFRSKFHTVLMAVVSFCEVDFSYDRGFLQDALRDSHQSLKSVVERHLSDKSVSRLAGVFGLASRSDLLDSLFAGQIDENVLKLTRMLRKELDRGLL; from the exons ATGGAAGGCGGCGCGTGGTGCGCTCGCGACATATCATTGCGCGCGCAGAAGAAGTTCCTATCCAGGGTAGGCGGAGCTGCCAGTGCTCGCTCGCTGGTCCTCGACGAGCACGCGGCTAAACTCCTTGATCAG TTCCTCACAGTGCTCCGTGAGCGTGTAGAAAAGAGAGAGGCAGAGAAGCTTGTAAAGCATGTGATCAAAGCTGCGGTGAAGCTGGGTGTACTACGGCGTCATGGACAACTGTCTGCGGCAGACGACCGCGCTCTTGCTGCTTTCCGTTCAAAGTTTCAT ACGGTGTTGATGGCAGTGGTTTCATTCTGCGAGGTAGATTTCTCCTATGATCGAGGCTTCCTTCAAGATGCTCTCCGCGACTCCCACCAGTCACTAAA ATCGGTGGTAGAGCGACACCTATCGGACAAATCTGTCTCCAGGCTCGCTGGAGTATTTGGGCTCGCTTCAAGATCCGACCTCCTCGATTCCCTGTTCGCGGGACAAATTGATGAGAACGTCCTCAAACTGACCAGGATGCTTCGGAAAGAACTGGATAGGGGGTTGCTATAA